One Miscanthus floridulus cultivar M001 chromosome 11, ASM1932011v1, whole genome shotgun sequence DNA window includes the following coding sequences:
- the LOC136494127 gene encoding cold-responsive protein kinase 1-like: MSWCCLPRRGAKKEENPYSSNLGGIYSEINIRVFSYAELRSATDNFNRTNKVGRGGFGTVYKGTIRNGREVAVKVLSAESRQGIREFLTEIDVITNVKHPNLVELIGCCVEGNNRILVYEYLKNSSLDRALLGSNSEPADFTWSIRSAICLGVARGLAYLHEEIASPIVHRDIKASNILLDKNYVPKIGDFGLAKLFPDNVTHISTRVAGTTGYLAPEYAWHGQLTKKADIYSFGILVLEIVSGTSCSRSILMDDKVLLEKTWELYEAKRLKELVDPALVDYPEEEVIRYIKVALFCLQAAAARRPTMPQVVTMLSKPIRINESELTAPGYLHENSRRSPGSEATVSSNYRFKNLASEDSNMFSTVVPPTVTEMSPR; encoded by the exons ATGAGTTGGTGTTGTCTTCCTCGCAGAGGAGCCAAGAAAGAAGAGAATCCTTACTCCAGCAACCTAGGCG GTATTTATTCTGAGATAAACATAAGGGTCTTCTCCTATGCTGAGTTAAGATCTGCCACAGACAACTTCAACCGAACGAACAAAGTAGGTCGAGGTGGCTTCGGTACAGTTTATAAG GGAACCATTCGAAATGGGCGAGAGGTCGCGGTAAAAGTTCTTTCTGCTGAATCCAGGCAGGGCATCAGAGAATTCTTGACAGAAATTGATGTCATTACTAACGTGAAGCATCCCAACCTTGTTGAATTAATTGGCTGTTGCGTTGAAGGAAATAACAGGATTTTGGTATATGAATATCTTAAAAACAGCAGTCTTGACCGTGCACTGTTGG GTTCTAACAGTGAGCCTGCTGACTTCACCTGGAGCATAAGATCTGCTATATGCCTTGGAGTTGCTCGAGGCCTTGCTTACCTGCATGAAGAGATCGCATCACCGATTGTACACAGAGACATCAAGGCTAGCAATATACTACTTGACAAAAATTACGTCCCCAAGATCGGGGATTTTGGTCTGGCCAAGCTATTTCCTGATAATGTCACCCATATCAGCACCCGAGTAGCTGGAACAAC AGGCTACCTTGCACCTGAATATGCATGGCATGGCCAGCTAACCAAGAAAGCGGATATATACAGTTTTGGTATCCTTGTCCTGGAGATAGTGAGTGGCACAAGTTGTTCCAGGAGCATACTGATGGATGACAAGGTTCTCCTAGAGAAG ACATGGGAGCTATATGAAGCGAAGAGGCTCAAGGAACTGGTGGATCCAGCCCTTGTTGATTACCCTGAGGAAGAAGTCATCAGGTACATCAAGGTGGCCCTCTTCTGCTTACAGGCGGCCGCCGCTCGCCGGCCGACGATGCCCCAGGTCGTGACCATGCTGTCCAAGCCCATCCGGATCAACGAGAGCGAGCTGACGGCGCCAGGTTACCTCCACGAGAACAGCAGGAGGAGCCCCGGGTCCGAGGCCACCGTTTCCAGCAACTACAGGTTCAAGAACTTGGCGTCCGAGGATTCCAACATGTTCAGCACGGTTGTGCCACCAACGGTGACTGAGATGAGCCCCAGGTGA